Proteins from a genomic interval of Schistocerca piceifrons isolate TAMUIC-IGC-003096 chromosome 3, iqSchPice1.1, whole genome shotgun sequence:
- the LOC124787638 gene encoding PHD finger protein 21A-like isoform X3, with product MVKKKNEDPTNIHIQVQLRDAQRHIISLGEIQKQLIQRLRKELEANSTNSTLNNKSTVKCAEKDNDIEIIQTNNSSSSSAGGIVSTVNTKSSITTVSKDANKTQNGIIYISAVDGSGNGSSDEVRLSAASSPSSSPSSSSSDDEREIQESLAAEISQEKIAFLQAVGLITREILSDLQNRRVERKRRSTANHTQFVYGSHWDVSKRKKNGYLLSTSPQIKTKRKPQVHQKQQHQKDKHQVLFAENDRIVMPVTSALEKMTPVSSSVSQSSVTRHTASDKTNASVYQITPKEISRSLLRTSGTNLPKTSLRLASLPASLTIERVNSPPHVCIICGSTGMLSSCKNCSAYFHPSCSKEASCCPKCNTDQGSSYIEAKKGSNEPPNGLIIQQTTVPLQASFSERRALKERLAHVNSRLKSEKNLMEKRAAELTISLEVRS from the exons AAACAACTAATTCAGCGACTAAGGAAAGAGTTAGAAGCAAATTCAACAAACAGCACATTGAACAACAAAAGCACTGTTAAATGTGCTGAGAAAGATAATGATATTGAAATCATACAAACTAATAACAGCAGTAGTTCCAGCGCTGGTGGTATTGTTAGCACAGTAAACACAAAAAGCAGTATTACCACAGTCTCCAAAGatgcaaataaaacacaaaatggAATTATTTACATTAGTGCAGTAGATGGTTCAGGAAATGGTTCTTCAGATGAAGTAAG ATTATCAGCAGCTTCCTCAccttcttcttccccttcttcaAGTTCCTCAGATGAtgaaagagaaatacaagagtctttGGCTGCAGAAATTTCTCAAGAGAAAATAGCATTTCTACAGGCTGTCG GACTCATAACTCGTGAAATTCTCTCAGACCTACAGAACCGCAGAGTCGAAAGAAAGCGTCGTAGCACTGCAAATCATACCCAGTTCGTATATGGAAGTCACTGGGATGTTTCG AAACGGAAGAAGAATGGTTATCTCTTATCCACATCgccacaaataaaaacaaaaaggaaGCCTCAAGTACATCAAAAGCAGCAACACCAAAAAGATAAACATCAAGTATTGTTTGCTGAAAATGATAGAATTGTTATGCCTGTAACCTCTGCACTAGAAAAGATGACACCAGTTTCTTCGTCAGTATCGCAATCTTCCGTAACTCGGCACACAGCTTCAGACAAGACTAATGCATCAGTGTATCAGATCACTCCTAAAGAAATCTCAAGATCGCTGCTACGTACTTCTGGGACAAACTTGCCAAAAACTTCGTTACGTCTCGCAAGTCTTCCAGCATCTCTAACTATAGAAAGAGTGAATAGTCCACCCCATGTTTGCATCATCTGTGGATCTACTG GAATGCTCTCTTCGTGTAAGAACTGCAGTGCATACTTCCATCCTTCCTGTTCAAAAGAAGCTTCATGTTGTCCAAAGTGCAACACAGATCAAGGCAGCAGCTACATAGAAGCCAAGAAAGGATCGAATGAGCCACCAAACGGACTTATTATACAGCAAACGACAGTTCCACTGCAGGCTAGTTTCTCAG aacgTAGAGCCTTGAAAGAACGTTTAGCGCACGTTAACAGCAGACTAAAGTCAGAAAAAAACTTAATGGAAAAAAGAGCTGCAGAATTAACTATATCATTGGAGGTAAGATCATGA